Proteins co-encoded in one Cytobacillus sp. NJ13 genomic window:
- a CDS encoding GNAT family N-acetyltransferase, which translates to MKIKRLSQVTLEEALTAWNKGFEGYIVPIKMDIQAFVNRMASEGLSPEKSIVVFMHGEPCGIIMNGFREINGRKIAWNGGTGIAPQYRGKGLSAAMMSEVLSIYKAENAHTAVLEAIEENERAIKLYKKAGYAITDQLLYLNKKLAYKEIGSLTENHLAIKKIYPEQLQSLRFYDSDAAWQCQWQSAKQGEAAVLMSDDGKEEGYILYKRVLEAGGRTDRIIIYQLKFTDESAYDAMTERILGHLFLDQDDSIDFTAVNISVSNPASKALLKMGFEKKIGQVMMKKTL; encoded by the coding sequence ATGAAAATAAAAAGACTTTCTCAAGTTACCCTGGAGGAGGCGCTGACTGCCTGGAACAAAGGATTTGAAGGTTATATAGTTCCAATAAAAATGGATATTCAGGCCTTTGTTAATCGAATGGCATCTGAGGGACTTTCTCCTGAAAAATCCATTGTCGTTTTTATGCACGGAGAACCCTGCGGAATCATAATGAATGGGTTCCGGGAGATTAACGGCAGGAAAATTGCCTGGAACGGAGGCACTGGAATCGCACCACAATACAGGGGAAAAGGTCTTTCTGCAGCTATGATGTCAGAAGTTCTCAGCATATATAAAGCTGAAAATGCTCACACTGCTGTTCTTGAAGCAATTGAAGAAAATGAGAGAGCGATTAAGCTGTACAAAAAAGCCGGCTATGCGATTACTGATCAATTGCTTTATCTAAACAAGAAACTAGCATATAAAGAAATAGGCTCATTGACGGAAAACCATTTAGCAATAAAAAAGATATATCCCGAACAGCTGCAGTCACTCAGGTTTTATGACAGCGATGCTGCCTGGCAGTGCCAGTGGCAAAGTGCAAAACAAGGGGAAGCTGCTGTGCTTATGAGTGACGATGGGAAAGAGGAAGGATACATTTTATACAAAAGAGTGCTGGAAGCAGGAGGACGTACAGATCGCATTATCATCTATCAGCTAAAGTTCACGGACGAAAGTGCATATGATGCAATGACTGAAAGGATTCTGGGCCATCTGTTCCTGGATCAGGATGATTCAATTGATTTCACTGCCGTTAATATTTCTGTTTCCAATCCCGCCTCAAAAGCTTTGCTTAAAATGGGATTTGAAAAAAAGATTGGCCAGGTAATGATGAAAAAAACGCTTTAG